Proteins encoded within one genomic window of Chitinophaga parva:
- a CDS encoding DUF4157 domain-containing protein, giving the protein MIRKLEVHIKEDAWLARMAAKRMGSTQMAMVVGRTIYLHGVSRQRFLEDTGWIRHEVCHVYQYRQYGILRFLWLYWREYRRHGYYQNAFEVAARAAERDPEVLRNIDFAPKV; this is encoded by the coding sequence GTGATACGCAAATTAGAGGTACATATCAAAGAAGACGCGTGGCTGGCGCGGATGGCGGCAAAGCGCATGGGCAGTACACAAATGGCCATGGTAGTAGGCCGAACCATTTATTTGCATGGTGTAAGCCGGCAGCGTTTCCTGGAAGACACCGGCTGGATACGGCACGAGGTTTGTCACGTGTACCAATACCGCCAGTATGGTATACTGCGTTTCCTGTGGCTTTACTGGCGGGAATACCGGCGGCATGGATATTATCAGAATGCATTTGAAGTGGCTGCCCGGGCAGCCGAGCGGGATCCGGAGGTGCTGAGAAATATCGATTTTGCACCTAAAGTGTGA
- the apaG gene encoding Co2+/Mg2+ efflux protein ApaG, whose protein sequence is MVKKVTEGITISVETFYQPDYSNPVGSEFMFAYRITIENNNTFPIKLLRRHWYIIDSNGTHREVEGEGVVGVQPLLAPGESYQYVSGSNLRTELGKMYGTYQMENQLDKKLFEVKIPEFQMIVPFKLN, encoded by the coding sequence ATGGTAAAGAAGGTAACAGAGGGAATAACCATCAGCGTTGAAACATTTTATCAACCGGACTACTCCAACCCCGTTGGCAGTGAGTTTATGTTTGCCTACCGCATTACCATTGAAAACAATAACACCTTCCCCATCAAGCTCTTGCGCCGCCACTGGTACATCATTGATTCAAACGGCACCCACCGGGAAGTAGAAGGGGAGGGCGTAGTAGGCGTACAGCCGCTGCTGGCCCCCGGCGAAAGCTATCAATACGTATCCGGATCCAACCTCCGCACTGAACTGGGTAAAATGTACGGCACTTACCAGATGGAAAACCAGCTGGATAAGAAACTTTTCGAGGTAAAGATCCCTGAATTCCAAATGATCGTACCTTTCAAGCTTAATTAA
- the gldB gene encoding gliding motility lipoprotein GldB — MQRYTIKKTSASAMVLLLLVISACTQRRKTPDVSNISMPVKVARFDQELYRIDTNQVQAGLHQLYLQYPYFLPTYLQDILNFGPYQDSVAPAAPTADAPRMTQADAVRKLLTNKDLLALKTVVDGQFANMDSVEQQLSLAFKYTKYYFPHFHAPHVIAFTSAVSNYGAITADSVLGLGLDMYLGGRFDYHLIPDLPDYMIRRFDKPYLIPDAMKALEQQMFPPRATGTQLLAQMVDAGRQQYFLEMVLPDVADTLRTGYTAAQLKWCYDNEQMVWQYFVQQKLLYITDWQEVTHYMGEGPSTQGMPEGSPGKIGLFVGWRIVKSYMERHPEVTLQQLMEMKDPLQVYNEARYRPK, encoded by the coding sequence ATGCAAAGGTACACTATTAAAAAGACAAGCGCCAGTGCAATGGTATTGCTGCTGCTGGTTATCAGCGCCTGTACACAACGCCGTAAAACGCCGGATGTAAGCAACATATCCATGCCTGTAAAGGTAGCACGATTTGACCAGGAACTGTACCGGATAGACACCAACCAGGTGCAGGCCGGCCTGCACCAACTGTACCTGCAGTATCCCTATTTCCTGCCCACTTATTTGCAGGATATCCTCAACTTTGGCCCTTACCAGGATAGTGTGGCACCCGCTGCCCCTACCGCGGATGCGCCCCGCATGACGCAGGCAGACGCTGTGCGCAAGCTGCTGACCAACAAAGACCTGCTGGCGCTGAAAACCGTAGTGGACGGGCAGTTTGCCAATATGGACAGCGTGGAGCAGCAACTCAGCCTGGCTTTTAAATACACGAAATATTATTTCCCGCACTTTCATGCACCCCACGTCATTGCCTTCACCTCCGCGGTGAGCAACTACGGCGCCATCACGGCCGATTCTGTGCTGGGCCTGGGGTTGGACATGTACCTGGGCGGGCGTTTCGACTACCACCTGATCCCGGACCTGCCGGATTATATGATACGGCGGTTTGATAAACCTTACCTTATTCCGGATGCCATGAAAGCGCTGGAACAGCAAATGTTTCCGCCCAGGGCCACTGGCACACAACTGCTCGCGCAGATGGTGGATGCAGGGCGCCAGCAATATTTCCTGGAAATGGTGCTGCCGGATGTGGCAGATACCTTGCGTACCGGCTATACAGCGGCACAGCTGAAGTGGTGTTACGATAATGAACAGATGGTCTGGCAGTATTTTGTGCAGCAGAAATTGCTTTACATCACCGACTGGCAGGAGGTAACGCATTATATGGGGGAAGGGCCCAGCACCCAAGGTATGCCGGAGGGATCGCCGGGAAAGATCGGGTTGTTTGTGGGATGGCGGATTGTGAAGAGTTATATGGAGCGGCACCCGGAAGTAACGCTGCAGCAGTTGATGGAGATGAAGGACCCTTTGCAGGTTTATAATGAGGCTAGGTACAGGCCGAAGTAA
- a CDS encoding porin family protein, with protein MKRVLLFLFFLAASYSTFAQSYVVKRRVPVDRYLRLGFTISPGLASLGPQDAGADRESMHGSITYGLMADFILDTYGRYAFSTGFTVNTGGSTMKYAANKGLSDYRLTPAEYDLHLSYIDIPLAIKLKTVRQDGIDIYGEFGTFLDFNIKARADITDAQDHAFDKVNVMKDIAPINTGLALGGGIEYPLDGRLSLVAGLQYKAGLIDVTRNSRWDDGRVVRNNFVLKLGLFF; from the coding sequence ATGAAACGCGTCCTGCTATTTTTGTTTTTCCTTGCTGCCTCCTATTCCACCTTTGCCCAAAGTTATGTGGTGAAACGCCGCGTGCCGGTAGACCGTTACCTGCGCCTGGGTTTTACCATCAGTCCTGGCCTGGCCAGCCTTGGCCCGCAGGATGCCGGTGCAGACCGTGAGTCCATGCACGGCAGTATCACGTATGGTCTCATGGCAGACTTTATCCTTGATACCTATGGCCGCTATGCCTTCTCTACCGGCTTTACGGTAAATACCGGCGGGTCTACCATGAAATACGCTGCCAATAAAGGCCTCAGCGATTACCGCCTTACGCCGGCGGAGTACGACCTGCACCTTTCTTATATCGATATTCCCCTGGCCATTAAACTGAAAACCGTGCGCCAGGATGGGATAGATATTTACGGTGAATTTGGTACTTTCTTAGATTTCAATATCAAGGCCCGTGCAGATATTACAGACGCACAGGACCACGCGTTTGATAAAGTGAATGTGATGAAAGATATTGCACCCATCAACACCGGCCTGGCCCTGGGTGGTGGCATAGAATACCCGCTGGATGGGCGCCTTAGCCTGGTGGCCGGGTTGCAGTACAAAGCCGGCCTCATAGACGTAACCCGCAATTCCAGGTGGGACGACGGCCGCGTGGTGCGCAATAACTTTGTGCTGAAGCTGGGATTGTTCTTCTGA